A window of the Mesotoga sp. Brook.08.105.5.1 genome harbors these coding sequences:
- a CDS encoding carboxymuconolactone decarboxylase family protein — protein sequence MSRSKRDGELSTELIEKVMLTVTEINGCEVCSVFHNRVAEKEGIKEEDIQMLFVTEVEELPQDEAPAILFARGYATSSGKPSEHLWKSLIQSYGESKAKGILGAVRTIMMGNSFGIAWGALSNRIKGRPVKGSSLWYEISMILSFIFFIPVASVHALLASLFKKPIITFQTQEAAA from the coding sequence ATGTCACGATCAAAGCGGGACGGAGAGCTGAGTACAGAGCTAATCGAAAAGGTTATGCTCACCGTTACCGAAATAAATGGATGCGAAGTTTGTTCGGTCTTCCACAACAGAGTTGCCGAAAAAGAGGGAATCAAAGAAGAAGATATCCAGATGCTTTTCGTCACCGAAGTTGAAGAACTTCCACAAGATGAAGCCCCTGCCATTCTCTTCGCCAGGGGGTATGCAACTTCTTCCGGCAAACCATCTGAGCACTTATGGAAGAGTCTCATCCAGAGTTATGGGGAATCCAAGGCCAAGGGCATATTGGGCGCAGTTAGAACGATAATGATGGGCAACAGCTTCGGCATAGCCTGGGGAGCCCTCTCAAATAGGATCAAAGGTAGACCCGTTAAAGGTAGCAGTCTCTGGTACGAGATCAGTATGATTCTCTCTTTCATCTTCTTCATCCCTGTGGCCTCGGTACACGCTCTGCTCGCCAGTCTTTTCAAAAAGCCCATAATAACCTTTCAAACACAAGAGGCCGCTGCTTAG
- a CDS encoding DUF6485 family protein — MECTVERNLKRCNCTYPGCPRKGKCCECIAYHRKNGELPACYFTAEQEKTWDRTIEHFVRINSKR; from the coding sequence ATGGAATGCACAGTAGAAAGAAATCTGAAAAGATGCAACTGCACTTATCCCGGCTGTCCCAGAAAGGGCAAATGCTGCGAGTGCATAGCTTATCATCGGAAAAACGGAGAACTTCCTGCCTGCTATTTCACCGCAGAGCAGGAGAAGACCTGGGATAGAACCATTGAACATTTTGTGAGAATTAACAGCAAGAGATGA